GTTGGAAATCATTCGTAGAGTGCAAAGGCATAAGGGAGCTTGACTGCGAGACCTACAAGTCGAGCAGGGACGAAAGTCGGGCTTAGTGATCCGGTGGTTCCGCATGGAAGGGCCATCGCTCAACGGATAAAAGCTACCCCGGGGATAACAGGCTTATCTCCCCCAAGAGTCCACATCGACGGGGAGGTTTGGCACCTCGATGTCGGCTCATCGCATCCTGGGGCTGTAGTCGGTCCCAAGGGTTGGGCTGTTCGCCCATTAAAGCGGTACGCGAGCTGGGTTCAGAACGTCGTGAGACAGTTCGGTCCCTATCCGTCGTGGGCGTAGGAAATTTGAGAGGAGCTGTCCTTAGTACGAGAGGACCGGGATGGACGCACCGCTGGTGTACCAGTTGTTCTGCCAAGGGCATAGCTGGGTAGCTATGTGCGGAAGGGATAAGTGCTGAAAGCATCTAAGCATGAAGCCCCCCTCAAGATGAGATTTCCCATAGCGTAAGCTAGTAAGATCCCTGAAAGATGATCAGGTTGATAGGTTCGAGGTGGAAGCATGGTGACATGTGGAGCTGACGAATACTAATAGATCGAGGACTTAACCATATAATATGTAGCAAATGTTATCTAGTTTTGAAGGAATATGCCTTCATAGTTTGGTGATGATGGCAGAGAGGTCACACCCGTTCCCATACCGAACACGGAAGTTAAGCTCTCTAGCGCCGATGGTAGTTGGGACCTTGTCCCTGTGAGAGTAGGACGTCGCCAAGCAAAAACCTAAGTCGTTTCGACTTAGGTTTTTTTATGTTTATTTTTATTTACCAAATGTTAAAATCCATAAATTGAATGAAGCTAAAGAAGAGAAAAGAATGAAATAGAGGCTGTTTAAAATAATGGCAATGATTTTTTGTGCTCCTGATTTTCCGAATGCTCCTAAAATAATACCTAAGATAGGAAGCATTAGTTCTATCATAAGTATATATTTAAAATAATGAGAGTAGAAAAAATGGGATGATATAAATAAGTATTCAATAACTACAGCAATTATCGCGATAGAGAAACATAAATAGGATAATAGCACAGTTATTTTTTTCACGGTTATTTCTCCTTAGAAATTAAATGATTATAATATAAGTTCTATTGATGTATAGAATACAAGAGTGTATATACTTTGGTTGAAACATACTGAAGTAAATTATACGTAAAATAGATCTCTAGAAATATATATTCTAATTCCCCTTTCTTCTTGCATATAGTTGCAATTCTTCTTTTGAATATAACTAAAACACGAACGTTATTGATTACTAATAAAAAAACATTCGATTATTTGTTGACATTGTTTATGAAATATTGTTAATATAGCCATAGAAACAATAATATATAAGACCTCATATAATCGCGGGGATATGGCCTGCAAGTCTCTACCTAACGACCGTTATTCGTTAGACTATGAGGGAAAGTCACTCGGTATTTTTCTATTCACAAGGGATACGTATGCCTGAGTAGAGCGCTTTCTCTCATAGTAAAAGAGAAACTGTTCTATTTCAGGCTTTTTTTATTTGAATCGGGGGGATTCTAATATGAAATCACTAGTTGGAGTCATAATGGGAAGCACGTCAGACTGGGAAACAATGAAATATGCTTGTGACATTTTAGATGAATTAAATATACCGTATGAGAAAAAAGTTGTATCCGCTCATAGGACTCCGGATTATATGTTTGAATATGCAGAGACAGCTCGTGAACGTGGATTAAAAGTTATTATTGCTGGAGCCGGTGGAGCAGCGCATTTACCAGGAATGGTTGCAGCGAAGACAAATCTTCCTGTAATCGGTGTTCCAGTTCAATCAAAGGCGTTAAACGGCCTAGATTCATTATTATCCATTGTCCAAATGCCAGGAGGTGTTCCAGTTGCAACTGTTGCAATTGGTAAGGCTGGTTCAACGAATGCTGGATTACTTGCTGCACAAATACTTGGATCATTTCATGATGATATACATGATGCATTAGAGTTGAGACGAGAAGCTATTGAGAAAACTGTGCGTGAAGGTAGTGAGCTAGTATGACGAGAATCATTTTACCTGGAAAAACAATCGGCATTATTGGAGGCGGCCAGCTTGGAAGAATGATGGGGTTGGCAGCTAAGGAAATGGGTTATAAAATCGCTGTTTTAGACCCTACAAAGCATTCACCATGTGCACAAGTTGCTGATAATGAGATTGTTGCATCTTATGACGATCTAAAAGCAATTCAGCACTTAGCAGAGATAAGCGACGTTGTCACATATGAATTTGAGAATATTGATTATAGATGTTTACAATGGCTTGAAAAACATGCGTATTTACCACAAGGTAGTCAATTATTAAATAAAACACAAAATCGCTTTACTGAAAAGAATGCAATTGAAAAAGCTGGTTTACCGGTAGCATCGTATAGATTGGTTCAAAATGAAAATCAACTTGCAGAAGCAATTACAGAGTTATCTTTTCCTTCTGTCTTAAAAACAACGACAGGTGGATACGATGGTAAAGGGCAAGTTGTTTTAAAGAGCGAAGCTGATGTTGTAAGAGCAAAAGAGCTTACTAATAAAGCAGAATGCATTCTAGAAAAATGGGTACCTTTTGAAAAAGAAATATCAGTTATTGTAATTCGTAGTGTAAGTGGTGAAACGAAAGTATTTCCTGTAGCAGAAAATATTCATGTGAATAACATCTTGCATGAATCTATCGTTCCAGCTCGCATTACAGAAGAGCTTTCTCAAAAAGCAATTGCTTATGCAAAGGTACTTGCGGATGAATTAAAACTTGTGGGAACACTAGCGGTAGAGATGTTTGCTACAGCTGATGGTGAGATTTACATTAATGAATTAGCACCAAGACCTCACAATTCAGGGCATTATACACAGGATGCATGTGAAACGAGCCAATTTGGTCAACATATTCGAGCAATCTGTAATTTACCTCTTGGAGAAACAAATTTGTTAAAACCAGTTGTCATGGTAAACATTTTAGGCGAACATATAGAAGGGGTCCTAGGACAAGTGAATAGACTAACCGGGTGCTATTTACACTTGTATGGAAAAGAAGAAGCAAAAGCGCAGCGAAAAATGGGGCATGTTAATATTTTAAATGATAATATTGAAGTCGCTCTAGAAAAAGCGAAGAGTTTGCATATTTGGGACCATCAAGAACAACTGTTGGAGGGAAAAAGATGATTAATCGTTATACACGCCCTGAAATGGGTGCAATTTGGACGGAAGAAAACAAATTTAAGGCATGGTTAGAAGTTGAGATTTTAGCTTGTGAAGCATGGGCTGAGCTTGGCGACATTCCAAAAGAAGATGTGAAAAAAATTCGTGAACATGCATCATTTGATATCGATCGTATTTATGAAATCGAAAAAGAAACACGTCATGATGTAGTTGCATTCACTCGTGCTGTATCAGAAACACCAGCATTAGGTGAGGAACGTAAATGGGTTCATTACGGTTTAACATCTACAGACGTAGTAGATACAGCATTATCTTACATCTTAAAACAAGCGAATGAAATCTTATTAAAAGACTTAGAAAACTTCGTTAGCATTTTAGCTAACAAAGCGAAAGAGCACAAATACACAATCATGATGGGGAGAACACATGGTGTTCATGCAGAACCAACAACATTTGGTTTAAAGCTTGGTCTTTGGTATGAAGAAATGAAACGTAACGTAGAGCGTTTCAAACAAGCTGCTGATACAGTTCGCGTTGGTAAATTATCTGGTGCGGTTGGTACATACGCGAATATTGATCCATTCGTAGAAAAATTTGTTTGTGAAAACTTAGGATTAGAAGCAGCACCAATTTCTACACAAACATTGCAACGTGATCGCCATGCTCATTACATGTCAACACTTGCACTAATCGCAACATCTATTGAAAAGATGGCAGTTGAGATTCGTGGTTTACAAAAGAGTGAAACACGTGAAGTTGAAGAGGCTTTCGCAAAAGGTCAAAAAGGCTCTTCTGCAATGCCACATAAACGTAATCCAATTGGATCTGAAAATATGACCGGTTTAGCTCGTGTTATCCGCGGTTATATGATGACAGCTTACGAGAATGTTCCATTATGGCATGAGCGCGATATTTCTCATTCTTCAGCAGAACGCGTAATTTTACCAGATGCTACAATCGCGTTAAATTACATGTTAAATCGCTTTGGTAATATCGTTAAAAACTTAACTGTATACCCAGAGAATATGAAACGCAATATGACAAGAACATACGGCTTAATTTATTCTCAGCGCGTAATGCTTACATTAATCGACAAAGGTATGGTACGTGAAGAAGCTTATGATATCGTACAACCTAAAGCGATGGAAGCTTGGGAAACACAAGTACAATTTAAAGAGCTTGTAGAAGGTGATGAGCGCATTACGAGCAAGTTAACGCAAGAAGAAATTAATGAGTGCTTCAACTATGAGCATCATATGCAACATGTTGATACAATCTTTGAACGCCTTGGATTAAACGAAGCGTAAAATTTCATATGGCACAGAATAGAGTCATTCTGTGCCATTCTTTATAAAAATATTATTCACATTTTTCAAACTACAGGGGGCTTGCGAAATGCAAAAGCTAGAATTGCTGTATGAAGGTAAGGCAAAAAGAATTTATCGTACAGAATCAGCAGATATGGTTTGGGTAGAGTATAAAGATAGTGCGACTGCTTTCAATGGGGAGAAAAAAGAGACGATTACAGGAAAAGGTCGTTTGAACAATGAGATTACAACTTTATTGTTCAGAAAGTTACAAGAAGTAGGAATTAAAACACATTTCGTTGAGAAGTTATCTGAAACAGAGCAACTTGTTAAAAAAGTGAGTATTATTCCTCTAGAAGTTGTCACAAGAAATGTAATTGCAGGAAGCCTTTCAAAACGATTAAGAATGGAAGAAGGAACTGTACTTGCAGAACCAATCGTAGAATTTTACTTCAAAGATGATGATTTAGGAGATCCGCTTGTAACGGAAGATCATATTCGTGTATTAAACGTTGCATCACCAGAGCAAGTAAGCGTATTACGAGATATGGCTCTACAAATCAATCAAGTATTGATTGAGCATTTCGCAAGCTGTCGTGTAAGATTAGTAGATTTCAAATTAGAGTTTGGTGTAACAGATGAGGGAGAAATTATTTTAGCGGATGAAATTTCACCAGATACTTGCCGTTTATGGGATGAAGCGAGCAATGAAAAGTTTGATAAAGACGTATTCCGTCGTGATCTTGGGAATTTAACAGAAGCATATGAAGAAATTTTAAAACGTTTAGGGGGAATTTCACATGTATAAAGTTAAGGTATATGTAACGTTAAGAGAAAGTGTATTAGATCCACAAGGAACAGCAGTAAAAGGGGCACTTCATAGTCTTTCATTTACAGAAGTACAAGACGTTCGAATCGGAAAGTACATGGAACTAACAATTGATAAATCAGTATCTGACCTTGATGCAAAGGTAAAAGAAATGTGTGAAAAACTATTAACAAACGTTGTAATGGAAGACTTCCGTTATGAAGTTGAGGAGGTTGTCGCACAGTGAAATTTGCAGTAATAGTATTTCCGGGTTCGAACTGTGATGTCGATATGTTCCATGCAATTAAAGATGAGCTTGGTGAAGAGGTAGATTACGTTTGGCACGATAGAGAGAATTTAGATGAATATGATGCAATTTTACTACCAGGTGGCTTCTCTTACGGTGACTACTTACGCTGTGGTGCTATTTCTCGCTTTGCTAATGCAATGAAAGCAGTGCAAAAAGCTGCTGAGCAAGGAAAGCCGATTTTAGGTGTATGTAATGGATTCCAGATTCTTGTTGAATCGGGATTACTACCAGGAGCATTAATGAGAAACGAAAACTTAAAGTTTATGTGCCGTACGGTTCAGTTACGTGTTGAAAATAATGAAACTATGTTTACATCACAATATGAAAAAGATGAAGTAATCAATATTCCAATTGCACATGGTGAGGGGAATTACTATTGTGATGAAGCAACTCTTAAACAATTAGAAGAGAATAATCAAATCGCATTCCGTTATGTAGAAAATCCGAATGGAAGCGTTTCAGATATTGCTGGTATTGTAAATGAAAAAGGGAATGTACTTGGTATGATGCCACACCCAGAGCGTGCTGTAGATGAATTACTTGGCGGTGCTGAAGGGTTAAAAGTCTTTCAATCTATCTTAAAACAGTGGAGGGAAACATATGTCGTTAATGCTTGAACCAAATCCAACACAAATTAAAGAAGAACGCATATATGCGGAAATGGGGCTAACAGACGAAGAGTTTGCCATGGTTGAAAAGATTTTAGGCCGTCTGCCAAATTATACAGAAACAGGATTATTCTCTGTTATGTGGTCTGAACATTGTAGTTATAAAAATTCGAAGCCAGTACTTCGTAAATTCCCAACGACGGGTGAGCGCGTTCTGCAAGGACCTGGAGAAGGTGCTGGAATTGTAGACATCGGTGATAATCAAGCGGTTGTATTTAAAATGGAAAGCCATAACCACCCTTCTGCAATTGAACCATATCAAGGAGCAGCAACAGGCGTTGGCGGTATTATTCGTGATGTATTCTCTATGGGAGCACGTCCGGTAGCCCTATTAAACTCACTTCGCTTCGGTGAATTACAATCACCACGTGTGAAATACTTATTCGAAGAAGTAGTAGCAGGAATTGCAGGATACGGTAACTGCATCGGTATTCCTACTGTTGGCGGCGAAGTACAATTTGATCCATGTTATGAAGGAAATCCACTTGTAAATGCAATGTGCGTAGGTTTAATTAACCATGAAGATATTAAAAAAGGGCAAGCGCACGGTGCTGGTAATACAGTAATGTACGTAGGAGCATCAACTGGTCGTGATGGTATTCACGGTGCAACATTCGCATCTGAAGAGCTATCTGAAAGTTCAGAAGCGAAACGTCCGGCAGTTCAAGTAGGAGATCCATTTATGGAGAAACTTCTTATTGAAGCGTGTTTAGAACTTATTCAGTCTGATGCACTTGTTGGAATTCAAGATATGGGCGCAGCTGGTTTAACATCATCTTCTGCAGAAATGGCAAGTAAAGCAGGAATGGGTATTGAAATGTACTTAGATGATGTACCACAGCGTGAAACAGGAATGACACCATATGAAATGATGCTATCTGAATCACAAGAGCGTATGTTAATTGTTATAAAAAAAGGTAGAGAGCAAGAAATAGTAGATTTATTTGAGAAGTATGGTCTTGCAGCAGTTACGATGGGGAAAGTAACGGAAGACAAAATGCTTCGTTTATTCCATAAAGGTGAAAAGGTAGCTGAAGTACCAGCAGATGCTCTTGCAGAAGAAGCACCAATTTATCATAAACCATCAAAAGAAGCAGCATACTTTGCTGAGTTCCAGCAGATGAAAATGGAAACACCAAAAGTAGAAGATTATAAAGAAACGTTATTCGCTTTACTACAACAACCGACAATTGCAAGTAAAGAGTGGGTATATGATCAATATGATTATCAAGTACGCACAAGCACAGTTGTTACACCAGGTTCAGATGCAGCGGTTGTACGTGTGCGCGGTACAGAAAAAGGATTAGCAATGACGACAGATTGCAACTCACGCTATATTTACTTAGATCCAGAAATGGGCGGGAAAATTGCGGTAGCAGAGGCAGCTCGTAATATCGTATGTTCTGGCGGAGAACCACTTGCAATTACAGATTGCTTAAACTTTGGTAACCCAGAAAAACCAGAGATCTTCTGGCAAATTGAGAAATCAGTAGACGGTATGAGTGAAGCTTGTCGCACATTACAAACGCCAGTTATCGGCGGAAACGTATCGATGTATAACGAGCGTAGTGGTGAAGCGGTATATCCAACACCGACTGTTGGTATGGTTGGTCTTGTACATGATCTAAAACACGTAACAACACAAGAATTTAAGCAAGCTGGCGATTTAGTTTACGTAATCGGAGAGACGAAAGCTGAGTTTGGTGGAAGTGAATTACAGAAAATGGTCCACGGCAAAATTTTCGGCCAATCACCAAGTATCGATCTAGATGTAGAATTAAAACGTCAAAAACAAGTATTAGAAGCAATTCAAGCTGGCCTTGTTCAATCTGCACATGATGTTGCTGAAGGTGGTTTAGCAGTTGCAATTTCTGAAAGTGCAATTGGTGCTAACGGTTTAGGTGCTAATGTGAAATTAGACGGAGAAGCAACGGCAGTATTATTTGCGGAATCACAATCTCGCTTCGTTCTAACTGTAAAACGTGAAAATAAAGAAGCATTCGAGAAAGTCGTTGAAGCAATTCAAGTTGGAGAAGTGACAAATACAAATGAAGTAACAATTAATAATGAAGAAAATGAAGTATTACTTACAGCAAATGTAGACGAAATGAGAAAGGCTTGGAAAGGGGCAATCCCATGCTTGCTGAAATAAAGGGGTTAAATGAAGAATGTGGCGTTTTCGGAATTTGGGGGCATGAAAATGCAGCACAAGTTTCGTACTACGGATTGCACAGTTTGCAGCACCGTGGGCAAGAGGGCGCAGGCATTGTTGTAAATAATGGGGAAAAAATCATCGGTCACAAGGGGTTAGGTTTAATATCAGAAGTGTTTTCAAGAGGTGAGCTAGAAGGATTAAACGGGAAATCAGCAATCGGACACGTACGATATGCGACAGCAGGTGGAAGTGAAGTTGCTAACGTTCAACCATTATTATTCCGTTTTTCTGATCATAGTATGGCATTAGCTCATAACGGAAATTTAATTAATGCAAAGATGCTTCGTCGTGAATTAGAGGCAGAAGGAAGTATTTTTCAAACAAGTTCAGATACAGAAGTACTTTTACATCTCATTAAACGTAGTACAAAAGATTCTTTAATTGAAAGTGTAAAAGAGGCTTTAAATAAAGTGAAAGGTGCGTTTGCATATCTTTTACTAACTGGAAATGAAATGATCGTTGCGTTGGATCCAAATGGATTCCGTCCTCTTTCAATTGGAAAGATGGGGGATGCTTACGTTGTAGCATCAGAAACATGTGCTTTCGATGTAGTGGGTGCTACATATATTCGCGATGTAGAACCTGGTGAATTACTTATCATCAATGATGAAGGAATTCATGTAGATCGTTTTACAAATGAAGTAGATCATGCAATTTGTAGTATGGAATACATTTACTTTGCACGTCCGGATTCTAATATTGCAGGTATTAACGTTCATGCAGCACGTAAAAATATGGGGAAACGTTTAGCGGCAGAAGCTCCTATTGAAGCTGATGTTGTTACTGGTGTACCAGATTCTAGTATTTCAGCTGCGATTGGCTATGCGGAGGCGACAGGCATTCCGTATGAGTTAGGATTAATTAAAAATCGTTACGTTGGACGTACATTTATTCAACCTTCTCAAGAACTGCGCGAGCAAGGGGTAAAGATGAAGCTTTCCGCAGTAAGAGGTGTAGTTGAAGGGAAACGAGTTGTTATGATTGACGATTCTATCGTAAGAGGAACGACAAGTAAACGAATTGTTCGTATGCTTCGCGAGGCTGGAGCGACAGAGGTTCATGTAAGAATCGCTTCACCACCTCTGAAATATCCATGCTTCTATGGTATTGATATTCAAACGAGAAAAGAATTAATTGCAGCAAATAATACAGTAGAAGAAATACGTGAAATAATCGGAGCAGATTCTTTAACATTTTTAAGCGAAGATGGATTAGTAGATGCAATTGGACGTCCATATGAAGGGAAATATGGCGGCCTATGTATGGCTTACTTCAATGGAGACTATCCAACAGCACTTTATGATTATGAGCAAGAGCTTTTAGAAAGTATGAAATAAGAAGAAAAAAGCTTCTACCTCTTTTGATGTAGAAGCTAGCTTCTTTCTTAAAACGGCCGCCCTGGATGGGGAGAAATTAAAAGACGAGGTGTAAATAACGATGGCGAATGCATATAAGCAAGCAGGAGTAGATATTGAAGCTGGATATGAAGCGGTATCTCGCATGAAAAAACACGTACAAACAACAATGAGAAAAGAAGTACTAGGCGGTTTAGGCGGTTTTGGAGGTATGTTTGATCTATCAAAATTTGCATTAGAAGAACCTGTATTAGTATCTGGAACAGATGGCGTGGGAACAAAATTAATGCTCGCTTTTATGGCAGATAAACATGACACAATCGGTATTGATGCAGTAGCAATGTGTGTAAATGATATTGTTGTCCAAGGAGCAGAGCCGCTTTTCTTCCTTGATTATATTGCTTGTGGTAAAGCTGAACCTAGTAAAATTGAAAACATCGTCAAAGGTATATCAGAGGGCTGTCGCCAAGCTGGTTGTGCATTAATTGGTGGAGAAACAGCTGAAATGCCAGGAATGTATTCTACGGAAGAGTATGATTTAGCTGGTTTTACAGTTGGGATTGTTGATAAAAAGAAAATTGTAACAGGTGAGAAAATTGAAGCTGGTCACGTATTAATTGGATTAGCATCTAGCGGTATTCATAGTAATGGTTACTCTTTAGTACGAAAAGTGTTACTAGAAGATGGAGAGCTATCTTTAGATCGTATTTACGGACGCTTAGAGCTACCTCTTGGTGAAGAATTATTAAAACCAACGAAAATTTATGTCAAACCTATTTTAGAACTATTGAAGAAACATGAAGTATACGGTATGGCGCATATTACAGGTGGCGGATTCATTGAAAATATTCCACGTATGTTGCCAGAAGGAATTGGTGCTGAAATTGAGCTAGGAGCTTGGGAAATTCAGCCGATCTTCAGTTTACTTCAAGAAGTTGGAAAACTGGAAGAGAAAGAAATGTTCAATATTTTTAACATGGGTATTGGTATGGTAGTAGCGGTGAAGGAAGAAGATGCAAAAGATATTGTTCGTCTTCTTGAAGAGCAAGGCGAAACAGCTCGTATTATTGGACGCACTGTACAAGGTGCTGACGTTACTTTTAACGGGAGCACAGAACTATGAGTAGATTAGCAGTTTTTGCTTCTGGAAGCGGCTCTAACTTTCAATCTCTCATTAATGCGGTAGAAGAAAAAAGATTGGATGCAGATATTAGTTTATTAGTATGTGATAAACCAGAGGCACGCGCTATTGGACGGGCACATTATCACCATATTCCGTGTTTCGCCTTTTCAGCGAAAGCATATGAGTCAAAAGAAGCATTTGAAAAAGAGATATTAAAGAAGCTAGAAGAATATGAAATTGATTATGTTATTTTAGCTGGCTATATGCGTTTAATCGGGCCGACTTTACTAGAAGCGTACGGCGGGAAGATTATTAATATTCATCCATCACTACTACCGAGTTTTCCAGGTAAAGATGCTGTCGGTCAAGCGTTAGAAGCAGGTGTGAAAGTAACTGGAGTAACGATTCATTATGTAGATGCAGGTATGGATACAGGTCCGATTATTGCGCAAGAAGCAGTAGTTGTTTCTGAAGGGGATACGAGAGAAAGTTTACAAAAGAAAATTCAACAAGTTGAACATAAATTATACGTAAATACAGTGAATCAAATTGTTCAGTCTGTGAAAGAACCAACTGTTAACTAACATACAACCAGGGGTGAAGGATAAATGAAAAAGCGTGCATTAGTAAGTGTTTCAGATAAAACAGGAGTAGTAGAATTTGTTAAAGGCTTACTTGAACAAGGGATCGAAGTTATCTCAACAGGTGGTACGAAAAAATTACTAGAAGAAAACGGTTTACAAGTAATCGGTATTTCTGAAGTAACTGGTTTCCCAGAAATTATGGATGGCCGTGTAAAAACATTACATCCAAATATTCATGGTGGTCTATTAGCCGTTCGTGATAATGAAACACATGTAGCGCAAATGAATGAATTAGGCATTCAACCAATTGACTTTGTTGTTGTTAACTTATACCCATTTAAAGAAACAATCGCTAAGCCTGATGTAACATTTGCTGATGCAATTGAAAATATTGATATCGGTGGCCCAACAATGATTCGCTCTGCTGCGAAAAATCATAAATTTGTCTCGGTAATTGTAGATCCAGTAGATTATGATGTTGTATTAGCAGAACTGAAAGAGAACGGCGAAGTAAAAGAAGAGACGAAACGTAAATTAGCAGCGAAAGTATTCCGTCATACAGCAGCATATGATGCGTTAATTTCTAACTACTTAACAGAACAAATGGGTGAAGAAAGTCCAGAAACGTTAACTGTGACGTTTGAGAAAAAGCAAGACTTACGTTATGGAGAGAACCCACATCAAAAGGCTACTTTCTATAAAGCACCATTTGCTGCAACTTCTTCAGTTGCATATGCAGAACAATTACACGGTAAAGAATTATCTTATAACAATATTAACGATGCAGACGCAGCGCTTAGCATCGTAAAAGAATTTACAGAACCAGCAGTAGTGGCGGTAAAACATATGAATCCATGTGGTGTTGGAGTAGGAACTGATATTCATGAAGCATAC
This genomic interval from Bacillus cereus contains the following:
- the purE gene encoding 5-(carboxyamino)imidazole ribonucleotide mutase, with amino-acid sequence MKSLVGVIMGSTSDWETMKYACDILDELNIPYEKKVVSAHRTPDYMFEYAETARERGLKVIIAGAGGAAHLPGMVAAKTNLPVIGVPVQSKALNGLDSLLSIVQMPGGVPVATVAIGKAGSTNAGLLAAQILGSFHDDIHDALELRREAIEKTVREGSELV
- the purF gene encoding amidophosphoribosyltransferase, which translates into the protein MLAEIKGLNEECGVFGIWGHENAAQVSYYGLHSLQHRGQEGAGIVVNNGEKIIGHKGLGLISEVFSRGELEGLNGKSAIGHVRYATAGGSEVANVQPLLFRFSDHSMALAHNGNLINAKMLRRELEAEGSIFQTSSDTEVLLHLIKRSTKDSLIESVKEALNKVKGAFAYLLLTGNEMIVALDPNGFRPLSIGKMGDAYVVASETCAFDVVGATYIRDVEPGELLIINDEGIHVDRFTNEVDHAICSMEYIYFARPDSNIAGINVHAARKNMGKRLAAEAPIEADVVTGVPDSSISAAIGYAEATGIPYELGLIKNRYVGRTFIQPSQELREQGVKMKLSAVRGVVEGKRVVMIDDSIVRGTTSKRIVRMLREAGATEVHVRIASPPLKYPCFYGIDIQTRKELIAANNTVEEIREIIGADSLTFLSEDGLVDAIGRPYEGKYGGLCMAYFNGDYPTALYDYEQELLESMK
- the purK gene encoding 5-(carboxyamino)imidazole ribonucleotide synthase; amino-acid sequence: MTRIILPGKTIGIIGGGQLGRMMGLAAKEMGYKIAVLDPTKHSPCAQVADNEIVASYDDLKAIQHLAEISDVVTYEFENIDYRCLQWLEKHAYLPQGSQLLNKTQNRFTEKNAIEKAGLPVASYRLVQNENQLAEAITELSFPSVLKTTTGGYDGKGQVVLKSEADVVRAKELTNKAECILEKWVPFEKEISVIVIRSVSGETKVFPVAENIHVNNILHESIVPARITEELSQKAIAYAKVLADELKLVGTLAVEMFATADGEIYINELAPRPHNSGHYTQDACETSQFGQHIRAICNLPLGETNLLKPVVMVNILGEHIEGVLGQVNRLTGCYLHLYGKEEAKAQRKMGHVNILNDNIEVALEKAKSLHIWDHQEQLLEGKR
- the purQ gene encoding phosphoribosylformylglycinamidine synthase subunit PurQ, with the protein product MKFAVIVFPGSNCDVDMFHAIKDELGEEVDYVWHDRENLDEYDAILLPGGFSYGDYLRCGAISRFANAMKAVQKAAEQGKPILGVCNGFQILVESGLLPGALMRNENLKFMCRTVQLRVENNETMFTSQYEKDEVINIPIAHGEGNYYCDEATLKQLEENNQIAFRYVENPNGSVSDIAGIVNEKGNVLGMMPHPERAVDELLGGAEGLKVFQSILKQWRETYVVNA
- the purB gene encoding adenylosuccinate lyase, with protein sequence MINRYTRPEMGAIWTEENKFKAWLEVEILACEAWAELGDIPKEDVKKIREHASFDIDRIYEIEKETRHDVVAFTRAVSETPALGEERKWVHYGLTSTDVVDTALSYILKQANEILLKDLENFVSILANKAKEHKYTIMMGRTHGVHAEPTTFGLKLGLWYEEMKRNVERFKQAADTVRVGKLSGAVGTYANIDPFVEKFVCENLGLEAAPISTQTLQRDRHAHYMSTLALIATSIEKMAVEIRGLQKSETREVEEAFAKGQKGSSAMPHKRNPIGSENMTGLARVIRGYMMTAYENVPLWHERDISHSSAERVILPDATIALNYMLNRFGNIVKNLTVYPENMKRNMTRTYGLIYSQRVMLTLIDKGMVREEAYDIVQPKAMEAWETQVQFKELVEGDERITSKLTQEEINECFNYEHHMQHVDTIFERLGLNEA
- the purL gene encoding phosphoribosylformylglycinamidine synthase II, with translation MSLMLEPNPTQIKEERIYAEMGLTDEEFAMVEKILGRLPNYTETGLFSVMWSEHCSYKNSKPVLRKFPTTGERVLQGPGEGAGIVDIGDNQAVVFKMESHNHPSAIEPYQGAATGVGGIIRDVFSMGARPVALLNSLRFGELQSPRVKYLFEEVVAGIAGYGNCIGIPTVGGEVQFDPCYEGNPLVNAMCVGLINHEDIKKGQAHGAGNTVMYVGASTGRDGIHGATFASEELSESSEAKRPAVQVGDPFMEKLLIEACLELIQSDALVGIQDMGAAGLTSSSAEMASKAGMGIEMYLDDVPQRETGMTPYEMMLSESQERMLIVIKKGREQEIVDLFEKYGLAAVTMGKVTEDKMLRLFHKGEKVAEVPADALAEEAPIYHKPSKEAAYFAEFQQMKMETPKVEDYKETLFALLQQPTIASKEWVYDQYDYQVRTSTVVTPGSDAAVVRVRGTEKGLAMTTDCNSRYIYLDPEMGGKIAVAEAARNIVCSGGEPLAITDCLNFGNPEKPEIFWQIEKSVDGMSEACRTLQTPVIGGNVSMYNERSGEAVYPTPTVGMVGLVHDLKHVTTQEFKQAGDLVYVIGETKAEFGGSELQKMVHGKIFGQSPSIDLDVELKRQKQVLEAIQAGLVQSAHDVAEGGLAVAISESAIGANGLGANVKLDGEATAVLFAESQSRFVLTVKRENKEAFEKVVEAIQVGEVTNTNEVTINNEENEVLLTANVDEMRKAWKGAIPCLLK
- the purS gene encoding phosphoribosylformylglycinamidine synthase subunit PurS, with translation MYKVKVYVTLRESVLDPQGTAVKGALHSLSFTEVQDVRIGKYMELTIDKSVSDLDAKVKEMCEKLLTNVVMEDFRYEVEEVVAQ
- the purC gene encoding phosphoribosylaminoimidazolesuccinocarboxamide synthase; amino-acid sequence: MQKLELLYEGKAKRIYRTESADMVWVEYKDSATAFNGEKKETITGKGRLNNEITTLLFRKLQEVGIKTHFVEKLSETEQLVKKVSIIPLEVVTRNVIAGSLSKRLRMEEGTVLAEPIVEFYFKDDDLGDPLVTEDHIRVLNVASPEQVSVLRDMALQINQVLIEHFASCRVRLVDFKLEFGVTDEGEIILADEISPDTCRLWDEASNEKFDKDVFRRDLGNLTEAYEEILKRLGGISHV